A part of Neodiprion pinetum isolate iyNeoPine1 chromosome 4, iyNeoPine1.2, whole genome shotgun sequence genomic DNA contains:
- the Usp10 gene encoding ubiquitin carboxyl-terminal hydrolase 10: MDIKYKSEYEFLDMSGLDDRTKCEIIVVLNSGTATEVLQLPWDTGETEYYGAEVISEALDTNRSWQTYDPEQSQMSYEGEMVTSGAAVMARMPQMDMPYAHTHRQMMTPVYTGMVLTQPNMYEMGPEFSTQTYMQGMGFPHPLYLQETEIHEVPLGRENRRRGHHRGRGSKRDASSRYMDSGNEIGPAYHSAQAQYHRMQRNMCSPTIYYQTEHSNPQRQRSYYPSTTLYSPSSQHPVYNQVSQHPGAGAQYTQHNSTTPASRSRPELAKSSVQKEDPVPRPNASNYGPPPLSIQKKPEPINPPQTNIDCVTTVIVNNSASKQKLDNIVATDSVSSSNNSFNNSNNNNCSSSTISSINSRYSNNNKTINNNNNNNKVPPVNMTIEHNIVATVNKSCELSEKTDVPYVNINSSIQVKQKTENNVEFRKDTVSLNQTNVPKTTVKPEPVAKIDEPQEESIKISVQAVEKQKDSVPTPQLLITPVTRAAPESSPSWASILKKTNNEPFPSGITNGKPTARICPMCVDVASDCEATLKTNFSPNEAPGTRQLHGKPRAFPALEPVNHATTASNRTEVQKECNNSSNKFNDLDAFKTGEFLSKYQMRKQTVSLLPRGLINRNNYCYINSILQALLACPPFYNLLMAMPYSKNTARNSTSNNLITNMIRFVHEFSPLAAGARLPRKDKTHKCADETVVNVQSGIAFEPTYVYTMLKNTSCASVFSVEGRQEDAEEFLSCLLNGISDEMLEMMKLGSNETTPTTTENEFLQTNQGDQEEWKIMGPKNKGSITRCTEFGRTPLSDIFRGQLRYRVSRAGEQPTDNVQPFFTLQLDIEKAESVKGALEILVGRDQLEGMTCSKTKREIEAWKQVTLEELPVILILHLKWFDYKLDGCSKILKSVEFPIDLKIDSKILSSNASKKLSPKQKQYKLFAVTYHDGKEATKGHYVTDAFHVGYGGWVRYDDSSLRGVSERNVLNPLPPRVPYLLYYRRLDTIGNNQLNNDRIR, translated from the exons atggatataaaatataag AGCGAGTATGAGTTTTTGGATATGTCGGGTTTAGACGACAGAACTAAATGCGAAATAATTGTCGTTCTTAACTCCGGTACCGCCACGGAAGTATTACAGTTACCGTGGGATACTGGAGAGACAGAATACTACGGTGCAGAGGTCATATCGGAAGCTTTAGACACTAATCGAAGCTGGCAAACCTACG ACCCGGAACAGAGCCAAATGTCTTATGAAGGCGAGATGGTAACGTCAGGAGCGGCAGTCATGGCGCGGATGCCACAAATGGATATGCCTTATGCTCACACTCATCGTCAAATGATGACTCCAGTTTACACCGGAATGGTTCTCACGCAACCTAACATGTACGAAATGGGTCCAGAATTTAGCACACAGACTTACATGCAGGGTATGGGTTTCCCACATCCGTTATACCTCCAAGAAACTGAGATTCACGAGGTGCCGCTGGGCAGGGAGAACAGAAGACGAGGCCATCACCGCGGCCGAGGCAGCAAACGGGATGCCAGCAGCCGCTACATGGACTCGGGCAACGAAATAGGACCCGCTTACCACTCTGCTCAGGCTCAATACCACAGAATGCAGAGAAACATGTGTTCCCCGACGATTTACTACCAGACGGAACACTCGAATCCTCAGCGACAGCGTTCTTACTACCCATCGACGACCCTCTATTCCCCGTCCTCACAGCACCCCGTTTATAACCAGGTTAGTCAGCACCCGGGAGCCGGTGCTCAGTACACGCAACACAATTCTACGACTCCAGCATCTCGCTCGCGTCCGGAGTTGGCAAAGAGTTCGGTGCAAAAAGAGGATCCCGTCCCTCGCCCAAATGCCAGTAACTATGGTCCGCCACCTCTAAGTATTCAGAAAAAGCCAGAGCCGATAAACCCCCCTCAAACAAATATAGACTGTGTCACAACCGTGATCGTTAATAACAGTGCGAGCAAGCAGAAGCTTGATAACATCGTCGCTACTGACTCTGTCTCCAGTAGCAATAACAGttttaataatagtaataataataattgttctAGTAGTACTATTAGTAGTATCAATAGTAGGTacagtaacaataataagactatcaataataataacaacaacaacaaagtGCCTCCTGTGAACATGACGATAGAGCACAATATCGTCGCTACGGTTAATAAGAGTTGCGAACTTTCAGAGAAAACTGATGTACCGTATGTCAATATTAACAGCAGTATTCAAGTCAAACAAAAGACAGAGAATAACGTCGAGTTCAGGAAGGATACAGTCTCCCTTAATCAGACAAATGTTCCCAAAACTACGGTCAAACCAGAACcagttgcaaaaattgatgaacCACAAGAGGAGAGTATAAAAATTAGTGTTCAGGcagttgaaaaacaaaaggacAGTGTTCCAACACCACAGTTGCTGATAACTCCTGTTACTCGCGCAGCACCGGAATCCAGTCCATCTTGGGctagtattttgaaaaaaacaaataacgaaCCCTTTCCTTCTGGCATAACAAACGGCAAACCTACAGCACGCATTTGTCCAATGTGCGTTGATGTTGCATCAGATTGTGAAGCTACGctaaaaacgaatttttcgcCCAACGAAGCACCTGGAACTCGACAATTACATGGAAAGCCTAGAGCCTTTCCGGCACTCGAACCTGTCAACCATGCAACGACAGCCTCAAATCGAACTGAGGTGCAGAAAGAGTGTAATAATTCTTCAAACAAGTTTAATGACCTTGATGCATTCAAAACAGGAG agttcttatcaaaatatcaaatgaGGAAACAAACTGTCAGTCTTTTACCTCGAGGGCTGATCAATCGAAACAATTACTGTTACATCAACAGCATACTGCAGGCACTCCTTGCTTGCCCACCGTTCTATAATCTCCTCATGGCTATGCCGTATTCCAAGAATACTGCACGTAATAGTACCTCCAACAATTTGATAACCAATAT gattcgatttgtacatGAATTCTCTCCGCTAGCAGCTGGGGCTCGATTGCCAAGGAAAGACAAAACACATAAATGTGCCGATGAAACTGTCGTTAATGTACAATCTGGCATTGCCTTTGAGCCTACTTATGTCTACACTATGTTAAAGAATACGTCGTGTGCTAGTGTGTTTTCTGTCGAAGGCAGGCAGGAAGATGCCGAAGAATTTCTCTCTTGTCTGCTTAATGGCATTAGTGATGAAATGCTTGAA atgATGAAATTGGGAAGCAATGAAACTACTCCCACTACCACTGAGaacgaatttcttcaaacaaatCAGGGCGATCAGGAAGAGTGGAAA ATCATGGGACCAAAGAATAAAGGATCCATCACACGATGTACAGAATTCGGACGAACACCTTTATCAGATATATTCCGCGGGCAATTGAGATACAGGGTATCCCGCGCAGGAGAACAGCCGACGGATAATGTTCAGCCTTTCTTCACTTTGCAGTTGGACATTGAG AAAGCTGAATCTGTAAAAGGAGCTCTGGAAATATTAGTCGGCCGAGATCAGCTCGAGGGAATGACGTGTAGCAAAACAAAACGGGAGATCGAAGCATGGAAGCAAGTCACCCTCGAGGAGCTTCCGGTGATTTTAATTCTCCATCTCAAGTGGTTTGACTACAAACTAGATGGATGTTCGAAGATTTTAAAGAGCGTAGAGTTTCCGATTGACCTCAAAATAGACAGCA AAATTCTGTCGTCAAATGCATCTAAAAAACTTTCGcctaaacaaaaacaatacaaaTTATTTGCCGTGACATATCACGATGGAAAAGAAGCCACTAAAGGGCATTACGTCACGGATGCTTTTCACGTTGGTTACGGAGGCTGGGTGAGGTACGACGATAGCTCACTTAGGGGAGTCTCAGAACGTAATGTGTTGAACCCGCTGCCGCCCAGAGTACCGTATCTTTTATATTACAGAAGATTGGATACCATCGGTAATAACCAGCTTAACAACGACAGGATTCGTTAA
- the CIAPIN1 gene encoding anamorsin homolog isoform X1, translated as MENFVTEGNKVLIIWCPGTPLEKLQEFVSQTKSKVGNSGSVSLENSNQIIKSNHDASSVDTILSGFLHPIIHNNILLAEALRILSPGGKIVIQEPVVTQSGHQNLGTCAELILKFKLNGFLLESPDCKTSAVSSELRKTLSEQYNVDEVKVCQIIGKKPQFEVGSSMALPLAKSAVNVWKLDDAVEEDLIDEDTLLDESDIQKPQVASLKVCATTGKRKACKDCSCGLAEELSGETVTQKVEKSSCGSCYLGDAFRCASCPYLGMPAFKPGEKILLPNN; from the exons atggaaaattttgtgaCCGAAGGTAACAAGGTTTTAATAATATGGTGTCCTGGAACACCGCTTGAAAAATTGCAGGAGTTTGTTTCACAGACCAAATCTAAGGTTGGAAACTCTGGTAGCGTTTCACTGGAGAATTCGAATCAGATCATAAAAT CAAATCACGACGCCTCTTCCGTCGACACAATTTTATCAGGATTTCTGCATCCAATTATCCATAATAATATCCTCCTCGCTGAGGCACTCCGCATTTTATCACCTGGTGGAAAGATTGTTATTCAGGAGCCGGTCGTAACGCAATCCGGTCATCAAAATCTCGGGACATGTGCGGAactgattttaaaattcaaactaAATGGATTCCTCCTAGAATCTCCAGACTGCAAAACTTCCGCAGTCTCATCCGAACTTCGAAAAACTCTTTCTGAACAATATAACGTAGATGAGGTCAAAGTATGCCAAATTATAGGCAAGAAACCACAATTCGAG GTAGGTTCCTCGATGGCCCTTCCATTGGCTAAATCCGCTGTAAATGTATGGAAACTGGATGATGCGGTAGAGGAAGATTTAATAGATGAGGATACTCTTTTGGATGAAAGTGATATTCAAAAACCACAAGTAGCTTCCCTTAAAG ttTGCGCTACAACTGGGAAGCGGAAGGCATGTAAAGATTGCAGTTGTGGATTAGCCGAGGAATTATCGGGAGAAACTGTCACGCAGAAAGTGGAAAAATCTTCCTGTGGAAGC TGTTATTTGGGAGATGCTTTCCGTTGTGCGAGCTGCCCGTATTTAGGAATGCCAGCTTTTAAGCCAGGAGAAAAAATCTTGCTGCCTAACAATTAA
- the CIAPIN1 gene encoding anamorsin homolog isoform X2 — MENFVTEGNKVLIIWCPGTPLEKLQEFVSQTKSKVGNSGSVSLENSNQIIKSNHDASSVDTILSGFLHPIIHNNILLAEALRILSPGGKIVIQEPVVTQSGHQNLGTCAELILKFKLNGFLLESPDCKTSAVSSELRKTLSEQYNVDEVKVCQIIGKKPQFEASSSMALPLAKSAVNVWKLDDAVEEDLIDEDTLLDESDIQKPQVASLKVCATTGKRKACKDCSCGLAEELSGETVTQKVEKSSCGSCYLGDAFRCASCPYLGMPAFKPGEKILLPNN, encoded by the exons atggaaaattttgtgaCCGAAGGTAACAAGGTTTTAATAATATGGTGTCCTGGAACACCGCTTGAAAAATTGCAGGAGTTTGTTTCACAGACCAAATCTAAGGTTGGAAACTCTGGTAGCGTTTCACTGGAGAATTCGAATCAGATCATAAAAT CAAATCACGACGCCTCTTCCGTCGACACAATTTTATCAGGATTTCTGCATCCAATTATCCATAATAATATCCTCCTCGCTGAGGCACTCCGCATTTTATCACCTGGTGGAAAGATTGTTATTCAGGAGCCGGTCGTAACGCAATCCGGTCATCAAAATCTCGGGACATGTGCGGAactgattttaaaattcaaactaAATGGATTCCTCCTAGAATCTCCAGACTGCAAAACTTCCGCAGTCTCATCCGAACTTCGAAAAACTCTTTCTGAACAATATAACGTAGATGAGGTCAAAGTATGCCAAATTATAGGCAAGAAACCACAATTCGAGGCAA GTTCCTCGATGGCCCTTCCATTGGCTAAATCCGCTGTAAATGTATGGAAACTGGATGATGCGGTAGAGGAAGATTTAATAGATGAGGATACTCTTTTGGATGAAAGTGATATTCAAAAACCACAAGTAGCTTCCCTTAAAG ttTGCGCTACAACTGGGAAGCGGAAGGCATGTAAAGATTGCAGTTGTGGATTAGCCGAGGAATTATCGGGAGAAACTGTCACGCAGAAAGTGGAAAAATCTTCCTGTGGAAGC TGTTATTTGGGAGATGCTTTCCGTTGTGCGAGCTGCCCGTATTTAGGAATGCCAGCTTTTAAGCCAGGAGAAAAAATCTTGCTGCCTAACAATTAA